One Aegilops tauschii subsp. strangulata cultivar AL8/78 chromosome 7, Aet v6.0, whole genome shotgun sequence genomic window carries:
- the LOC109757183 gene encoding uncharacterized protein codes for MDRFYDEQYVRLRNRELDKYYLHADADGVGVSISQRRNSLNVAWRVHIYQGSCGPYLLLHSAAYGRYLAATATPAPALYHGFRAELRDYDHPEVPEIMWLDVRAGLGRGVLLLNAGDRYLRANGKYLRWNTGVTVESRDIENEKVSSMMRWIVEPIDLTERAPRIPDPIRARLPEDLSVVVFGRQPGAMREIRFVQASDEGLYNEAGEGWAAFHIRGRSLYNLRDRLAREVDQQPDGIAMCVRAGRYGRLTPLVVDLPRRGWGDIFQIVVFISGTAAYAALRYPNVGGA; via the exons ATGGACCGGTTCTACGACGAGCAGTACGTGCGGCTGCGGAACCGCGAGCTCGACAAGTACTACCTCCACGCCGACGCCGACGGGGTGGGCGTCTCCATCAGCCAGCGCCGCAACTCGCTGAACGTGGCGTGGAGGGTGCACATCTACCAAGGCTCCTGCGGCCCGTACCTGCTCCTCCACAGCGCCGCCTACGGCCGCTACCTCGCCGCCACGGCCACGCCGGCGCCGGCCTTGTACCACGGCTTCCGCGCCGAGCTGCGCGACTACGACCATCCGGAGGTGCCGGAGATCATGTGGCTGGACGTCAGGGCGGGGCTGGGGCGTGGCGTGCTCCTCCTAAACGCCGGCGACCGCTACCTCCGCGCCAACGGCAAGTATCTCCGCTGGAACACCGGCGTCACCGTCGAGAGCAGAGATATTGAGAACGAGAAGGTCAGCTCCATGATGCGCTGGATCGTTGAGCCCATCGACCTCACAGAGCGCGCGCCTCGCATTCCAGACCCGATTCGG GCCCGCCTCCCTGAAGACCTCTCCGTCGTCGTGTTCGGGCGCCAGCCAGGGGCGATGCGGGAGATTCGGTTCGTGCAAGCGAGCGACGAGGGGCTCTACAACGAGGCCGGGGAAGGCTGGGCCGCGTTCCATATCAGGGGGAGGTCCTTGTACAACTTGAGGGACCGGCTGGCCAGAGAGGTCGACCAGCAGCCCGACGGCATCGCCATGTGCGTCCGAGCGGGCCGCTATGGGAGGCTGACCCCACTCGTCGTCGACCTGCCCCGCCGTGGCTGGGGCGACATCTTCCAGATTGTCGTCTTCATCTCCGGGACCGCTG CCTATGCTGCGCTGCGATACCCGAATGTCGGCGGAGCGTAG